One stretch of Zingiber officinale cultivar Zhangliang chromosome 6B, Zo_v1.1, whole genome shotgun sequence DNA includes these proteins:
- the LOC121990934 gene encoding uncharacterized protein LOC121990934, translated as MQLADVDKIRCTIFMLQDDARVWWEGARLTLDLVTLTWADFKEVFYEKYFTVDNRTRLAREFLELRQGDMTVAEYVRKFERGRYFVPMIASQPIEELEHFTKGLRAVIRHDVRLSRVTTFREAVDQTLMSKRDRNEIIKEPQNKRLSYQGRDQQEPGKKQYVLSQFQAEGTVSKIENKVRCLKCEKIHAEQCLTGTDVCYLCKKTGHFVRDCPQLKEPTKKRVFAMTQEQVDMDAAIITSMIFVANIPAHALIDSEAIHSFIFVAYIVKLGITPERMFKGYSVSLPSREELHSNRVVRNYQMMMQNQTVDA; from the exons ATGCAGCTTGCAGATGTGGACAAGATCAGGTGCACGATATTCATGCTACAGGACGATGCACGAGTATGGTGGGAGGGTGCACGATTGACATTGGATTTGGTTACATTGACTTGGGCTGATTTCAAGGAAGTATTCTATGAGAAATATTTTACAGTCGATAACAGAACCCGACTGGCGAGGGAGTTCTTGGAGCTTCGCCAAGGAGATATGACGGTGGCTGAGTACGTCAGGAAGTTTGAGAGGGGACGCTACTTTGTACCCATGATTGCCAGCCAACCAATCGAGGAGCTGGAGCACTTTACGAAGGGATTGAGAGCTGTCATTCGTCATGATGTTAGATTAAGTCGGGTCACTACATTCAGAGAGGCAGTAGACCAGACATTGATGTCTAAAAGGGACAGGAATGAAATAATCAAGGAACCACAGAACAAAAGATTGAGTTACCAGGGAAGGGATCAACAAGAGCCGGGCAAGAAGCAGTATGTTCTTAGTCAGTTTCAGG CTGAAGGTACTGTCTCCAAGATTGAGAACAAAGTTCGATGCCTCAAGTGCGAGAAGATTCATGCCGAGCAGTGTCTGACGGGTACAGATGTTTGCTATCTGTGTAAGAAGACAGGGCATTTTGTTAGAGATTGTCCACAGCTCAAGGAGCCAACCAAAAAAAGGGTATTTGCAATGACACAAGAGCAGGTGGATATGGATGCGGCTATCATCACAAGTATGATTTTTGTTGCCAACATACCAGCTCATGCATTAATAGATTCTGAAGCTATCCATTCTTTTATATTTGTGGCTTACATTGTAAAATTGGGCATTACACCTGAACGAATGTTTAAGGGATATAGTGTTTCTTTACCTTCCAGAGAGGAATTACATAGTAACAGAGTGGTAAGGAACTACCAGATGATGATGCAAAACCAAACAGTGGATGCATAA